A window of Fibrobacter sp. UWH6 contains these coding sequences:
- the nspC gene encoding carboxynorspermidine decarboxylase: protein MLDYSQVPSPCFVLDEARLRRNMEILDDIQKKTGVKIICALKGYSFWRSFPLIGEYLAGATASSLNEAKLAKEEMGKEVHVFAPVYDDDEIDEILSCAGHITFNSFSQWQRFKEKTLKAGVSAGIRVNPQYSTVETDLYNPCGKFSRLGVTEAEFKPELLDGIEGLHFHALCEQDADALEGVLKAFEQHFGKYLNQMKWVNFGGGHHITRKDYHRDELVRILKDFMGRYPHLTVIMEPGEAVGWQTGELVATVGDIVHNEMDIAVLNVSISAHMPDCLEMPYRPAVTGSAFPGEKPYTYKLTGNSCLAGDQLGDFSFDKPLQVGDRIIFEDMIHYTMVKTTFFNGVRHPSIGKFDEQGKFHLLHKFTYQQFKDKL from the coding sequence ATGCTAGACTATTCTCAAGTTCCATCCCCCTGTTTTGTCCTCGATGAGGCCCGTCTCCGCCGAAATATGGAAATTTTGGACGATATCCAGAAGAAAACCGGCGTAAAAATCATCTGCGCCCTGAAAGGTTATAGCTTTTGGCGTTCCTTCCCCCTGATCGGCGAATATCTAGCCGGGGCCACCGCCAGCAGCCTAAACGAGGCTAAACTGGCCAAGGAAGAAATGGGAAAGGAAGTCCACGTCTTCGCACCGGTGTATGACGACGACGAAATCGACGAAATTTTGAGCTGTGCAGGCCACATTACCTTTAACAGCTTCAGCCAGTGGCAACGATTCAAGGAAAAGACCCTGAAGGCAGGCGTTTCTGCAGGCATCCGCGTCAATCCCCAGTATTCCACCGTAGAAACCGACCTTTATAACCCCTGCGGCAAGTTCAGCCGCCTTGGAGTCACCGAAGCCGAGTTCAAACCGGAACTTCTGGACGGAATCGAAGGTCTCCATTTCCACGCCCTCTGCGAACAGGATGCAGACGCCCTGGAAGGCGTACTGAAGGCATTCGAACAGCACTTCGGCAAGTATCTGAACCAGATGAAATGGGTCAACTTCGGTGGTGGCCACCACATCACCCGCAAGGATTACCACCGCGATGAGCTGGTCCGCATCCTGAAGGACTTCATGGGACGTTACCCCCATCTGACTGTCATCATGGAACCAGGCGAAGCGGTCGGCTGGCAAACCGGCGAACTGGTAGCCACAGTCGGCGACATCGTCCACAACGAAATGGACATCGCCGTACTGAACGTCTCCATTAGCGCCCATATGCCCGACTGTCTGGAAATGCCCTACCGCCCTGCCGTTACCGGTTCCGCATTCCCCGGCGAAAAGCCCTACACCTATAAGCTGACCGGAAATTCCTGCCTGGCCGGCGACCAGTTGGGCGACTTCTCCTTCGACAAACCCCTGCAGGTCGGCGACCGAATCATCTTCGAAGACATGATCCACTATACCATGGTGAAGACCACATTCTTCAACGGTGTGCGCCACCCCAGCATAGGCAAGTTTGACGAACAAGGTAAGTTCCACCTGCTCCATAAGTTCACCTACCAGCAGTTCAAGGACAAGCTGTAG
- the tsaE gene encoding tRNA (adenosine(37)-N6)-threonylcarbamoyltransferase complex ATPase subunit type 1 TsaE yields MKFTSEETTYAWAVEFGKSLKPGDKVALFGNLGAGKTVISRGVCKGLGFEGAVCSPTYTILHEYPNNPPIFHFDLYRLEGGADLNEVGLDPDYLEQGVSLIEWPERLEENDPGITHVIRIDILNETEREIHLEKR; encoded by the coding sequence ATGAAGTTTACGTCAGAAGAAACCACTTATGCTTGGGCCGTGGAATTCGGCAAGTCCCTGAAACCAGGCGACAAGGTGGCCCTGTTCGGCAACCTGGGTGCAGGCAAGACGGTTATTAGCCGCGGAGTCTGCAAGGGTCTCGGATTCGAGGGCGCCGTATGCTCCCCCACCTACACCATCCTCCACGAATACCCCAACAATCCGCCCATTTTCCATTTCGATCTTTACCGACTGGAAGGTGGCGCCGACCTGAACGAAGTGGGTCTGGATCCCGACTACCTGGAACAAGGTGTCAGCCTGATTGAATGGCCGGAACGTCTCGAAGAGAATGACCCGGGCATCACCCACGTGATCCGCATCGACATTCTCAACGAAACCGAACGGGAAATACACTTGGAAAAACGTTGA
- a CDS encoding SufE family protein, with translation MSEIIEKRLEEVRTKFAGFTDPDDKWKFILDLAKAHKGMDAALKAEKFIISGCASTMYLVPNFDGNLLHFEMDVEGGTTNPLISRGLGALALKIYNDTAPADILAVDPKFFQDIGLNVGLSPTRSNGFASLVKQIYLYARVFAALAKK, from the coding sequence ATGTCTGAAATTATCGAAAAACGTCTCGAGGAAGTTCGAACCAAGTTCGCTGGCTTCACCGATCCCGATGACAAGTGGAAGTTCATCCTTGATCTGGCTAAGGCCCACAAGGGGATGGACGCCGCTCTTAAGGCAGAAAAGTTCATTATTTCTGGTTGCGCATCCACCATGTACCTGGTTCCTAATTTTGACGGAAACCTGCTCCATTTTGAAATGGATGTGGAAGGCGGCACTACGAATCCCCTGATCAGCCGTGGTCTGGGAGCCCTGGCCCTCAAGATTTATAATGATACCGCTCCGGCTGACATTCTGGCGGTGGACCCGAAGTTCTTTCAGGACATTGGTCTAAACGTTGGACTTTCACCTACAAGGTCTAACGGTTTTGCGAGCCTTGTAAAGCAGATTTATTTGTACGCCCGAGTCTTTGCTGCTCTGGCCAAGAAGTAG
- a CDS encoding NAD(P)/FAD-dependent oxidoreductase, with amino-acid sequence MSNFSSKQYDVVVCGAGPAGLMAACTLGRLVQKETSCARRVLLLDKKEPWKEPIFCAEAVSSRRLKALWPVDPSFVRGNLSGIYFTSPKRYRAEFYSKDCGYQLNRSALHKNIADECVKAGVECHFDSVVKKLDRTENGWNVVVSSKGVEETLSSTLIIDCSGPGAKLTRGIPCLEGMEDGATDLEPAVFAVAEGIPHSREHIELFFGSEFKDGYGWIFPRDGKEVNIGFVLGKDVRNEGSLRQKLLDFIARDYPGSTVKAVYGGMIACGQSHKPIAKCGLFKAGDSASCVNPISRSGITESLLCGKIVAEAAMEWLQDSGENREAIEARAHQRWMQEMGKSHMQIARGKPGFNKITDEQFDKAALRLSKLPKEKQTLFRIFFNVLWASPSLVWKLRSFLHW; translated from the coding sequence ATGAGCAATTTTTCGTCAAAACAGTACGATGTGGTGGTCTGTGGGGCCGGTCCTGCAGGCTTGATGGCTGCCTGCACCCTTGGACGTCTGGTTCAAAAGGAGACTTCCTGTGCTAGACGGGTCTTGCTTCTAGATAAAAAGGAACCTTGGAAAGAGCCTATTTTCTGTGCCGAAGCGGTATCTTCTCGGCGTCTGAAGGCCCTTTGGCCTGTGGATCCCTCCTTTGTTCGCGGAAACCTGTCCGGGATTTATTTTACCTCTCCCAAACGTTACCGCGCCGAGTTTTATAGTAAGGATTGCGGTTATCAGCTGAATCGCTCCGCTCTGCACAAGAATATTGCCGACGAATGCGTCAAGGCTGGTGTGGAATGTCATTTTGACTCCGTGGTCAAGAAGCTGGATCGCACCGAAAACGGTTGGAATGTGGTGGTATCTTCCAAGGGTGTCGAAGAAACCCTAAGTTCTACCCTTATTATAGACTGCTCTGGCCCCGGTGCCAAGCTGACCCGTGGAATCCCCTGCCTCGAGGGCATGGAAGACGGTGCCACTGATCTTGAACCTGCAGTCTTTGCGGTGGCCGAGGGCATTCCTCATAGCCGTGAACATATTGAATTGTTCTTCGGTAGTGAATTTAAGGACGGCTACGGCTGGATCTTCCCCCGTGACGGCAAGGAAGTAAATATTGGTTTTGTGCTGGGGAAGGACGTTCGTAACGAGGGTTCCCTCCGCCAGAAACTTCTTGATTTTATCGCTCGCGACTATCCTGGCTCTACGGTCAAGGCTGTCTACGGGGGCATGATTGCCTGCGGACAGTCCCATAAGCCGATCGCCAAGTGCGGTCTCTTTAAGGCCGGCGATTCTGCCAGCTGCGTCAATCCCATTAGCCGTTCCGGCATTACGGAATCCCTCCTTTGCGGTAAGATTGTGGCCGAGGCTGCCATGGAATGGTTGCAGGATTCTGGCGAAAACCGTGAAGCGATCGAGGCCCGCGCCCACCAGCGCTGGATGCAGGAAATGGGCAAGTCCCATATGCAGATTGCCCGCGGAAAGCCTGGCTTCAACAAGATTACCGACGAGCAGTTCGACAAGGCTGCCTTGCGTCTGTCCAAGTTGCCTAAAGAGAAGCAGACTCTGTTCCGCATATTCTTTAACGTCCTGTGGGCAAGTCCGTCCTTAGTCTGGAAACTCAGGTCATTCCTCCACTGGTAG
- a CDS encoding pentapeptide repeat-containing protein, translating to MNMKRVSKFGLCLVSALALNVFAQDNWAGKDLNVSFSNKRIDGFNFSKAKAVKNTTDFRRATGEGPNFTKASLQEVSFQNAVISDASFEDANLEKVVISGADIRNSSFEGANLEGANLYRATLLGSQFPQTNMKNARLDAMKVDENTNFEKSDLTQASVMDVDLTGANFYKANLTNTNFSRSLMAGADLRKTTMVKTDFTACNLIAANFKGVDLVDVNFAKAGLSQAEFSGADFKNVNLQDADLSLTTFNDVDLSKAQLQKAKFAQSTVKNMKFSGQDLTGVVFDKGSVSKSEFNKSKMSKTSFFDTEVSKNDFKEAELLKAVFDGAYVRKNIFDKADLTKANFANSTIERSDFILAQMGGVSFAGAKLEMVNFTNANMQGIKIDADTKMNDVDFSGANLDGAKIEKFTAKKVIYDNKTVFPSGFDPRQYGFTKRGEKAADIKVEGKKSSVADDAMPKKKKKKRKSDDED from the coding sequence ATGAATATGAAGAGAGTTTCAAAGTTTGGCCTTTGCCTTGTTAGTGCACTTGCACTGAACGTATTCGCACAGGACAACTGGGCAGGCAAGGATCTGAACGTTTCTTTCAGTAACAAGCGTATCGATGGCTTCAACTTCAGCAAGGCTAAGGCAGTCAAGAACACCACCGACTTCCGCCGTGCTACTGGCGAAGGCCCCAACTTTACAAAGGCAAGCCTCCAGGAAGTTTCTTTCCAGAACGCTGTGATTAGCGACGCTAGCTTCGAAGACGCCAACCTCGAAAAGGTCGTCATCAGCGGCGCAGACATTCGTAACTCCTCTTTCGAAGGTGCAAACCTTGAAGGCGCAAACCTCTACCGTGCAACCCTCCTGGGTAGCCAGTTCCCCCAGACCAACATGAAGAATGCCCGTCTGGACGCTATGAAGGTAGACGAAAACACCAATTTCGAAAAGTCTGACCTCACTCAGGCTTCTGTCATGGACGTTGACCTTACCGGTGCAAACTTCTACAAGGCCAACCTGACCAACACCAACTTCTCTCGTTCCTTGATGGCTGGTGCAGACCTCCGCAAGACCACCATGGTCAAGACCGACTTTACCGCCTGTAACCTGATTGCAGCAAACTTCAAGGGCGTGGACCTGGTTGACGTTAACTTCGCCAAGGCCGGTCTTTCCCAGGCTGAATTCAGCGGTGCAGACTTCAAGAACGTCAATCTGCAGGACGCAGACCTTTCTCTGACCACCTTTAACGATGTTGACCTTTCTAAGGCCCAGCTCCAGAAGGCCAAGTTCGCTCAGTCCACCGTCAAGAACATGAAGTTCAGCGGCCAGGACCTGACCGGTGTTGTATTCGACAAGGGCTCCGTTTCCAAGAGCGAATTCAACAAGTCCAAGATGAGCAAGACCTCTTTCTTCGACACCGAAGTTAGCAAGAACGACTTTAAGGAAGCTGAACTCCTGAAGGCTGTCTTCGACGGTGCTTACGTCCGTAAGAACATTTTCGACAAGGCTGACCTGACCAAGGCCAACTTCGCCAACTCCACCATCGAACGTTCCGACTTCATCCTCGCTCAGATGGGCGGCGTAAGCTTCGCCGGCGCTAAGCTGGAAATGGTTAACTTCACCAATGCCAACATGCAGGGCATCAAGATCGACGCCGACACCAAGATGAACGACGTTGACTTCTCCGGTGCAAACCTGGATGGCGCTAAGATCGAAAAGTTCACCGCCAAGAAGGTGATCTACGATAACAAGACCGTCTTCCCCTCCGGTTTCGATCCTCGTCAGTACGGCTTCACCAAGCGCGGCGAAAAGGCTGCTGACATCAAGGTCGAAGGCAAGAAGTCTTCTGTAGCAGACGACGCAATGCCCAAGAAGAAAAAGAAGAAGAGAAAATCCGACGACGAAGACTAA
- the radA gene encoding DNA repair protein RadA: MVAVSKSKKEIEFLCTECGNTTPKWAGKCPFCGAWSTLKEHAIEKLDVAAGRGGRGLGGPVHKVVALRDVATEDTKRLSTANTEFDRVLGGGFAPGSLVLIGGDPGIGKSTLVLTTLATMNAAGVKALYVSGEESACQVKLRSERLNVAGSDMLLLCETSLEKIIQQANEIKPQILVIDSIQTVYKGDLSGTPGSAAQLRECTLDLMVWAKNSGCITILIGHVTKDGQIAGPRILEHMVDTVVYFEGDRNHQYRLLRTIKNRFGATDEIGVFEMTSHGLASVPNPSKVFLQEGVPPTPGSVVCCTMEGSRALLFETQALVNQTTFAVPQRVAAGIDAKRLTIILALLEKFGGITIGASDVFASIAGGMKVNDTSSDLALALAIASNHLGIPLSRQTIAIGELGLSGEIRSVSLLDQRLKEAGRLGMSEAIVPASGADPSREGGRSLKVVRVKTLGEAIAWLMDKK; the protein is encoded by the coding sequence ATGGTAGCAGTAAGTAAGTCTAAGAAAGAAATTGAGTTCCTCTGTACGGAATGCGGCAATACTACGCCGAAGTGGGCCGGAAAGTGCCCGTTCTGTGGTGCCTGGAGCACCCTCAAGGAACATGCTATAGAAAAGCTGGATGTGGCTGCCGGTCGAGGTGGCCGCGGTTTGGGAGGCCCCGTGCATAAGGTGGTGGCCCTGCGAGATGTGGCCACGGAAGATACGAAACGTCTGAGTACTGCAAACACGGAATTCGACCGGGTCCTTGGAGGCGGCTTTGCTCCAGGCAGTCTTGTTCTGATTGGTGGCGATCCCGGAATTGGTAAATCGACTCTTGTGTTGACGACTCTCGCTACCATGAATGCGGCTGGCGTCAAGGCGCTGTACGTCAGTGGCGAAGAAAGCGCCTGTCAGGTTAAACTCCGTAGCGAACGTCTGAACGTGGCTGGCTCCGATATGCTACTGCTCTGTGAGACCAGCCTCGAAAAGATTATTCAGCAGGCAAACGAAATCAAACCGCAAATATTGGTAATCGACTCCATTCAGACTGTGTATAAGGGCGATCTTTCAGGAACGCCCGGGTCCGCGGCGCAACTTCGTGAATGTACTCTGGACTTGATGGTCTGGGCGAAAAACTCAGGCTGCATTACCATCTTGATTGGCCATGTTACCAAGGACGGCCAGATTGCTGGCCCCCGTATTCTGGAACATATGGTGGATACCGTGGTCTATTTCGAAGGCGACCGGAATCATCAATACCGTCTTCTTCGAACCATAAAGAATCGTTTTGGCGCTACCGACGAAATCGGCGTCTTTGAAATGACGAGCCACGGGCTGGCTTCCGTCCCAAATCCTAGCAAGGTGTTCTTGCAGGAAGGCGTTCCGCCTACTCCGGGGAGTGTCGTGTGCTGTACCATGGAAGGGTCAAGGGCGCTGCTCTTTGAAACTCAGGCCCTTGTGAATCAGACTACCTTTGCGGTTCCTCAGCGGGTGGCGGCGGGTATCGATGCCAAGAGGCTCACTATCATACTGGCCCTGCTTGAAAAGTTTGGCGGTATCACAATCGGGGCGTCCGATGTATTTGCAAGCATTGCCGGGGGCATGAAGGTGAACGATACTTCGTCGGATTTGGCCTTGGCTCTAGCTATAGCCAGCAACCACTTGGGAATTCCGTTATCCCGTCAGACTATTGCCATCGGTGAACTAGGTCTGTCTGGCGAAATCCGCAGCGTAAGTCTGCTGGATCAGCGTCTTAAAGAGGCCGGTCGACTGGGAATGTCCGAAGCGATCGTTCCTGCGTCTGGAGCGGATCCGTCCCGCGAGGGTGGTCGCTCCCTTAAGGTGGTCCGCGTAAAGACCTTGGGTGAGGCCATAGCCTGGCTGATGGATAAAAAGTAG
- a CDS encoding CMP deaminase produces MNKEPSRTQLRDEVYTQMMVAQARLSKDQNTQMGAILVSPEGRVISTGYNGAPAGFDDETVPYTREKQLLAYDLLDADSGELLSHHEFEANKYPFMVHAEINALHYARGKVPAGSKLYVIGFPCERCALDVSLSGVSEVFVTKDDYDPKSTLNNSRDTAYYMFAQAHIVVTLCGKRIRPVVSKPAKA; encoded by the coding sequence ATGAACAAGGAACCTTCCCGTACACAGCTTCGCGACGAAGTCTACACCCAGATGATGGTGGCCCAGGCTCGTCTTTCCAAGGATCAGAACACTCAGATGGGAGCCATCCTGGTATCTCCCGAGGGGCGCGTCATCAGCACTGGTTACAATGGTGCTCCTGCCGGTTTTGACGACGAAACAGTCCCCTACACTCGCGAAAAGCAGTTGTTGGCCTACGACCTGCTGGATGCTGATTCCGGTGAACTCCTGAGCCATCACGAGTTCGAGGCTAATAAGTATCCCTTCATGGTACATGCCGAAATCAATGCCCTGCATTATGCCCGCGGTAAGGTACCTGCAGGTTCCAAGCTGTACGTGATTGGATTCCCCTGTGAAAGGTGTGCTCTGGATGTAAGCCTTTCCGGTGTTTCTGAAGTCTTTGTCACGAAGGACGATTACGATCCTAAGTCCACCTTGAACAACAGTCGCGACACCGCCTACTACATGTTCGCCCAGGCACACATTGTTGTGACTCTGTGCGGTAAACGTATTCGCCCTGTTGTTTCAAAGCCTGCGAAGGCGTAA
- a CDS encoding SDR family oxidoreductase yields MIDVKGKWTLITGGCRGVGRLTAIEMAKLGANIILQGRCKANADKVIEELKPYGVEVRAVGCNLESESEIDATLAEIDSWGVQVDLVFNNAGLMSHYFQDYLSNTMEDFHHAMAVNFYAPIKIAYHFLPGMIKRGFGRMQLTTSGIANEPELMGYACAKAALTKFVKDFAVKLNGTDVMMNVMDPGWLRTDLGGPAAPNAPETVIPGSMVGVLLDDKKSGRWFSAQEFTGMSLEDAVKKGADVQ; encoded by the coding sequence ATGATTGACGTTAAGGGTAAATGGACCTTGATTACTGGCGGTTGCCGCGGTGTAGGACGTCTAACTGCCATTGAAATGGCCAAGTTGGGCGCAAATATCATTCTTCAGGGTCGTTGCAAGGCTAATGCCGACAAGGTTATCGAAGAACTGAAACCCTATGGTGTTGAAGTCCGCGCTGTTGGCTGCAATCTTGAATCTGAGTCAGAAATTGACGCTACCCTTGCTGAAATCGACTCCTGGGGCGTTCAGGTAGACCTGGTTTTCAATAATGCCGGTCTTATGAGCCATTATTTCCAGGATTATCTGTCCAATACCATGGAAGATTTCCACCACGCCATGGCTGTGAACTTCTACGCTCCCATCAAGATTGCCTATCATTTCTTGCCGGGTATGATCAAGCGTGGTTTTGGCCGTATGCAGCTCACTACCAGCGGTATCGCCAATGAACCGGAATTGATGGGTTATGCCTGCGCAAAGGCCGCCCTGACCAAGTTCGTCAAGGATTTCGCTGTCAAGCTGAACGGAACCGACGTCATGATGAACGTCATGGATCCGGGTTGGCTCCGTACCGACCTGGGTGGCCCCGCAGCTCCCAACGCTCCCGAAACGGTTATCCCCGGCTCCATGGTGGGTGTCCTCCTGGACGACAAGAAGAGCGGTCGCTGGTTTAGCGCACAGGAATTTACCGGCATGTCTCTTGAAGACGCCGTGAAAAAAGGTGCAGACGTTCAATAA
- a CDS encoding sodium-dependent transporter: MNNSRDNWGSKIGVILAVAGSAVGLGNFLRFPVQAATNGGGSFIIPYLIAFLLLGIPLSWMEWTLGRAAGGRRHGTAPGGFHYILGQKPWAKHLGSLCILPPLFITFYYMFIQSWILAFTYYSATGILMDVVKGGYGPMKEFFGNYIMLNTQLGPFPAAIVFFLITFACNMALLSFGVRKGIERVNKITMPILLIMGLILVGRVLTIDGIGKGLAFVWNPNLSEITNPTVWLAASGQVFFTMSLGMGIVFCYASYLRPKEDLVLSSLTAGATNGFAEIILGGTIVIPMAVLIAGNNIEECAKLGTFGLGFQTMPFVFGQLPFGGFFQTLWFAMLFIAGVTSAISIIQPLISFCEDDLKQTRKGAITSVSIVTFLGGLVGIFGLAAGAVDEFDFWGGSFLLVFIGTIQAIVFSIVLGRRKSATVKDENGNPESEAFALMNEGATIKLPKFFRFIIRFVCPIYLAVVLVAWLIHDGWAVVSLQNVPADAMVTFLGCEMSQISFTWGIRIFLLVLTILLNVLIYFAWRKGDPADQPPKNHHKQNMSVGNSDTERSSNMEV; the protein is encoded by the coding sequence ATGAACAATTCTAGAGACAACTGGGGCTCAAAGATTGGCGTTATTCTCGCCGTTGCCGGTTCTGCCGTTGGTTTAGGAAACTTTTTACGATTCCCCGTTCAGGCTGCAACAAATGGCGGCGGCTCCTTTATCATCCCTTACCTGATAGCATTCCTGCTTTTGGGAATTCCTCTGTCCTGGATGGAATGGACTCTGGGCCGCGCTGCCGGCGGTAGGCGTCATGGTACGGCTCCGGGCGGTTTCCACTATATTCTAGGTCAGAAACCCTGGGCAAAGCACTTGGGCTCCCTCTGCATTCTGCCTCCGCTGTTCATTACCTTCTATTATATGTTCATCCAGTCCTGGATTCTGGCATTCACCTATTATTCTGCAACCGGAATCTTGATGGATGTGGTTAAGGGTGGATATGGCCCCATGAAGGAATTCTTCGGCAACTATATTATGCTGAACACCCAGCTGGGTCCCTTCCCTGCCGCCATCGTTTTCTTCCTGATTACTTTCGCCTGCAACATGGCACTGCTTTCCTTCGGTGTGCGCAAGGGTATCGAACGAGTCAACAAGATTACCATGCCAATTTTGCTGATTATGGGTTTGATTCTGGTGGGACGCGTTCTGACAATTGACGGCATCGGTAAGGGTCTCGCCTTTGTGTGGAATCCGAACCTGTCTGAAATTACCAACCCCACGGTATGGCTCGCCGCTTCTGGTCAGGTGTTCTTTACCATGAGTCTGGGCATGGGTATCGTTTTCTGCTACGCCAGCTACCTCAGACCCAAGGAAGACCTGGTTCTCTCGTCTCTTACCGCAGGCGCCACCAACGGTTTTGCAGAAATCATCCTGGGCGGCACCATCGTGATTCCCATGGCAGTTCTTATTGCAGGCAACAACATCGAAGAATGCGCAAAGCTCGGAACCTTCGGCCTGGGCTTCCAGACCATGCCTTTCGTATTCGGTCAGCTGCCCTTTGGCGGATTCTTCCAGACTCTGTGGTTCGCCATGCTGTTCATTGCCGGCGTCACTAGCGCCATCTCCATTATCCAGCCCCTGATCAGTTTCTGCGAAGACGACTTGAAGCAGACCCGCAAGGGCGCAATCACATCTGTCAGTATCGTAACCTTCCTGGGCGGTCTCGTAGGCATCTTCGGTCTTGCAGCCGGTGCCGTAGATGAATTCGATTTCTGGGGAGGCAGCTTCCTGCTGGTATTTATCGGCACCATCCAGGCAATCGTCTTCTCCATTGTCTTGGGCAGACGCAAGTCCGCAACCGTCAAGGACGAAAACGGCAATCCGGAGAGCGAGGCCTTCGCCCTGATGAACGAAGGTGCCACCATCAAGCTTCCCAAGTTCTTCAGATTCATTATCCGATTTGTATGCCCGATCTACTTGGCCGTAGTGCTGGTCGCCTGGCTGATCCACGACGGTTGGGCCGTAGTCAGCCTGCAGAACGTACCTGCAGACGCCATGGTCACTTTCCTGGGTTGCGAAATGAGTCAGATTTCCTTTACCTGGGGCATCCGTATTTTCTTGCTGGTCCTGACCATTCTCTTGAACGTGCTCATCTACTTTGCTTGGCGCAAGGGTGATCCCGCAGACCAGCCCCCCAAGAACCACCACAAACAGAACATGTCTGTGGGAAATTCCGACACTGAAC